A window of the Vigna angularis cultivar LongXiaoDou No.4 chromosome 3, ASM1680809v1, whole genome shotgun sequence genome harbors these coding sequences:
- the LOC108326278 gene encoding uncharacterized protein LOC108326278 — MEGSAEDLGAPESWEVADLDESMNRLNLMLSSSKDSNHPHQRLSDDDVPPPPPPPPLPSSSGDKVSDDVVNQVDQFLREAIQNPRERLSILRMEQDVENFIRDPTQQQLEFKQLPTSYLRLAAHRVAQHYSLQSMVLLDNSLPDGSGSRIIVRKTSECRLPVIRLADIPVKLSSENSAVMKVAIKQRPQKGTQILSNANSNSMKNSNSKSVEERKEEYNRARARIFSSSNNGGTVVGKPECDSRQQDNSLHVSLGVPRVEDKSASVSDVTSGRGMVESSSNTNRARSRTEKETVGRYRQNNRVAIFRDREVDRKDPDYDRSYDRYMQRFDPGFGFNGGSYAIQPMYTAVLNYNTEFPQLGSTHRPQLSAEHQPRPLPQHMPGPWAAQSTPAGIGYGHPETMMPPFNPNQVGAHSSSTMYLHSSQYPCQRPGMPFIHHEHVHQPFAQSHQPPPDASFGLARPR; from the exons ATGGAGGGCTCTGCAGAGGATCTCGGAGCCCCCGAGTCATGGGAGGTCGCCGATTTGGACGAGTCCATGAACCGCTTGAACCTCATGCTCTCTTCCAGCAAGGATTCCAACCATCCTCACCAACGTCTCTCCGATGATGACGTTCCGCCGCCGCCACCGCCTCCTCCGCTCCCTTCGTCCAGTGGCGACAAGGTTTCCGATGACGTCGTCAATCAGGTCGATCAGTTCCTTCGCGAAGCCATTCAGAACCCTCGCGAACGACTCTCAA TCTTGAGGATGGAGCAAGATGTTGAAAACTTTATTCGTGATCCAACTCAACAGCAGCTTGAATTTAAGCAGCTTCCAACATCCTATTTGAGGCTTGCTGCGCATCGGGTGGCTCAGCACTACTCATTACAGTCAATGGTGTTACTAGATAATAGTTTACCAGACGGTTCTGGCTCAAGAATTATTGTTCGCAAAACCTCTGAATGTAGGCTTCCAGTTATCCGCCTTGCTGACATCCCAGTGAAATTATCATCAGAAAACAGTGCTGTCATGAAGGTTGCAATCAAACAGAGGCCACAGAAGGGGACACAGATACTTAGTAATGCAAATTCAAACTCAATGAAGAATAGTAACTCTAAAAGtgtggaagagagaaaagaggaaTATAATCGGGCTCGAGCAAGGATATTTAGTTCAAGCAATAATGGTGGAACTGTAGTTGGGAAGCCAGAGTGTGACTCAAGACAGCAGGATAACTCATTGCACGTTTCATTGGGGGTTCCTCGGGTTGAAGACAAATCAGCTTCGGTATCTGATGTCACTTCTGGTAGGGGGATGGTTGAGTCTTCAAGTAATACCAATAGGGCTAGAAGTAGGACAGAGAAGGAAACAGTTGGTAGGTACAGGCAAAATAATAGGGTGGCTATATTTCGGGATCGTGAGGTTGACCGCAAAGATCCTGATTATGACAGGAGCTATGATAG GTACATGCAAAGATTTGATCCTGGTTTTGGGTTCAATGGAGGATCATATGCTATACAGCCAATGTATACGGCAGTATTGAATTACAACACTGAGTTTCCACAACTTGGATCCACTCACAGACCCCAGCTTTCTGCTGAACACCAACCACGACCTCTTCCACAGCATATGCCTGGGCCATGGGCTGCACAATCAACACCTGCTGGAATTGGATATGGACATCCTGAGACCATGATGCCCCCATTTAATCCTAATCAAGTTGGTGCACACTCATCATCAACCATGTATCTGCATTCATCTCAGTATCCCTGTCAGCGCCCTGGAATGCCATTTATCCATCATGAACATGTTCACCAACCCTTTGCACAG TCTCATCAGCCCCCACCTGATGCAAGTTTTGGATTGGCCCGGCCCCGGTGA